One window of Candidatus Bathyarchaeia archaeon genomic DNA carries:
- a CDS encoding CBS domain-containing protein: protein MKKSLVEEFPSVINRIYQLYKLYPNVEDVVSRNPVTIDPTATMLEAGRVMGERHIGSLLVEDKGRTVGMVTERDLLSKVIAKRRRPEHVMVKEIMSTYLVTIKPIASVREAARKMIKEKGRLVVLEEGKAVGIVTASDLVKKLPALEVELKVDDAMTPKVTTLDVESSIEVAAGLMDRERIGSVITTQGGRVVGIFTERDLLTKVIAAGVPLNTKVGSVASSPLITIPSGTPINQAAKFMSEKHIRRLPVAAADGNVIGIVTARDLVEAYAR from the coding sequence TTGAAGAAATCTTTAGTAGAGGAATTTCCAAGCGTGATTAATAGAATTTATCAACTATACAAACTTTACCCCAACGTAGAAGATGTGGTTAGCAGGAATCCCGTTACAATCGATCCAACAGCTACCATGCTTGAGGCTGGGCGAGTGATGGGCGAACGCCACATTGGAAGCCTATTGGTAGAAGATAAGGGCAGAACAGTCGGGATGGTTACTGAACGTGATCTATTAAGCAAAGTCATAGCCAAGCGTAGAAGACCTGAGCATGTCATGGTTAAAGAGATAATGTCCACATATCTTGTTACGATAAAGCCCATCGCCTCTGTGAGAGAGGCTGCGCGCAAGATGATAAAAGAGAAGGGGCGCCTCGTGGTCCTAGAGGAAGGCAAGGCTGTCGGCATTGTGACAGCCTCTGACCTAGTAAAGAAGCTGCCAGCCCTAGAAGTTGAGCTCAAAGTTGACGATGCTATGACTCCAAAGGTCACAACGTTAGACGTAGAATCTTCGATCGAGGTAGCTGCTGGGCTCATGGATCGAGAGCGCATCGGCAGCGTAATAACCACTCAGGGAGGACGTGTAGTTGGCATATTCACGGAACGTGATCTACTCACGAAGGTGATCGCGGCAGGGGTTCCTTTAAACACCAAGGTTGGTAGTGTAGCTTCATCGCCTCTCATAACAATCCCCTCCGGCACCCCTATAAACCAAGCGGCCAAATTTATGTCTGAGAAACACATTCGCCGTCTCCCTGTTGCAGCGGCAGATGGAAATGTTATCGGTATAGTGACTGCTAGAGACCTTGTGGAGGCGTACGCTAGGTAG
- a CDS encoding MFS transporter: MTGGEGKTEPQGGVVAPVGGDRIFYGWIVVASAFSISSLYGVFLSYGVFFTLLMEEFNWTAIEVSVAPSLHATTFLISALLMGRLVDRYNPRVALAAGGVLMGLGLLLSGCIDALWQLYLFYGFIASLGVGAIFIPTSVTILRWFVRWKTMALGLYLAGVSAGALVMPVWLEYLIILSGWRLAFAIMGVTCWVVMAFGVKIFKDSPEVKGLRLHESAAGDVEKHSDWTISQVITSRGFRAIVSTYILFWLGAYIPLIHVVPFAVESSIPWEVGVAALSIIGAFSMAGRILMGAISDKVGKIPTLIMCLLLLSGSQLVLSFTPITSTLFIFSVAFGFAYGGCMPQFPAIVNDHFRTASIGVVFGLVEGLSFGVGGGIGPILGAYIFEALGSYQATFLVAASFSILSAILSLSLRRGPRT, encoded by the coding sequence ATGACTGGCGGAGAGGGAAAAACAGAGCCTCAGGGCGGAGTAGTAGCTCCAGTCGGCGGAGACCGTATATTTTACGGTTGGATCGTAGTAGCATCCGCCTTCTCTATAAGCTCACTCTACGGAGTTTTCCTATCCTACGGTGTCTTCTTTACCCTCTTGATGGAGGAGTTCAATTGGACGGCGATCGAGGTTTCCGTGGCGCCTTCGCTACATGCTACGACTTTTCTCATTTCAGCCTTACTGATGGGCCGGCTTGTTGATAGGTATAATCCAAGAGTAGCCCTCGCAGCTGGAGGTGTGCTGATGGGTTTAGGTCTCCTCTTGTCAGGCTGTATTGATGCTCTTTGGCAGCTTTACCTCTTCTATGGGTTTATAGCCTCATTAGGGGTTGGAGCCATCTTCATTCCCACCAGTGTCACGATACTCCGCTGGTTTGTAAGATGGAAGACAATGGCCTTGGGGTTATACCTTGCTGGCGTAAGTGCAGGCGCTCTAGTAATGCCGGTTTGGTTGGAGTATTTGATAATCCTTTCAGGGTGGCGGTTAGCCTTTGCCATTATGGGTGTAACCTGCTGGGTGGTGATGGCTTTTGGTGTTAAAATCTTCAAAGACAGCCCAGAGGTTAAGGGTCTCAGGCTCCACGAGTCTGCCGCCGGCGATGTAGAGAAGCATAGTGATTGGACAATCTCCCAGGTGATTACGTCGAGAGGCTTTCGAGCGATCGTCTCAACTTACATCCTATTCTGGCTTGGCGCTTACATTCCACTGATTCATGTAGTTCCATTCGCCGTTGAGTCAAGCATCCCATGGGAGGTTGGCGTGGCGGCACTTAGTATTATCGGCGCGTTCAGTATGGCGGGCAGGATACTTATGGGCGCCATATCTGATAAGGTAGGGAAAATTCCCACCCTAATTATGTGCTTACTCCTGCTCTCAGGCAGTCAACTAGTACTGAGTTTCACGCCCATAACCTCAACGCTCTTCATCTTCTCGGTTGCTTTCGGGTTCGCCTATGGGGGTTGTATGCCTCAATTCCCAGCTATCGTGAACGACCATTTCAGAACAGCTTCAATTGGTGTGGTATTCGGCTTGGTGGAGGGTCTCAGTTTCGGTGTCGGTGGGGGTATAGGGCCGATACTTGGCGCGTATATATTTGAAGCTTTAGGAAGCTATCAGGCTACATTTCTAGTGGCTGCATCCTTCTCGATACTCTCTGCCATTCTGTCCCTCTCATTAAGGAGGGGGCCACGAACTTGA
- a CDS encoding heavy metal translocating P-type ATPase, giving the protein MAKDPVCGMYVNENKEGVIKREVRGRTYYFCSESCAETFIRPEVELRNLRRLVIFSWGLGAITLIFTHVRILPVLPNEAWLFIFATPVQFIAGYRYYRGAYDALRSRNANMDTLIAVGTSAAWVYSTVTTFIPGFFSMREVYFDTSTLIITLVLTGRLLEEEAKGKASDAIRKLMDLQPEIAWLLRDGEEVKIPVEHVKPGDILVVKSGDKIPADGVVIEGYSFVDEKMITGESMPVEKEVGSEVVGGTTNISGVMKIKATKVGADATLSQIIRLVEDTYMSRAPLQRLADMVSSYFVPVVILIACFAFFAWHLVGVMSFSFSLIVAIAVLVIACPCALGIAAPMAVMIGAEKGAENGILIKGGEYLEKAHKLQTIIFDKTGTLTRGEPSLTNIITFSELGDDEILRFAAIAEKNSEHPLGEAIVRSARGRGIGIPDPSKFEVAPGCGVKAGYDGKLILLGNRRLMEDNGIAIEGLEDKIVSIEEEGKTVMILALDGVMVGAVAVADTLKEHAKEVVDALQGMGVEIVMFTGDNYRTANAIAEKLGIKYVLAGMLPKDKADEVKHLQEEGRVVGFVGDGINDAPALAQADVGIAIGSGTDVAKETGGIILIKDDLRDILTAIRLSRKTFRKIKENLFWAFAYNTALIPVAAGALYPSFQILLHPILAAAAMGFSSLTVVGNSLLLKRFKP; this is encoded by the coding sequence GTGGCTAAAGACCCAGTTTGCGGGATGTATGTGAATGAGAATAAGGAAGGAGTAATCAAACGGGAGGTCAGAGGGCGGACATACTATTTTTGCAGTGAAAGCTGCGCTGAGACATTCATAAGACCAGAGGTCGAGTTACGGAATCTCAGACGACTGGTAATCTTCAGCTGGGGTTTAGGTGCTATAACGCTCATCTTCACACACGTAAGGATTCTGCCGGTTTTACCCAACGAGGCTTGGCTCTTTATATTCGCCACACCAGTCCAGTTCATAGCGGGGTACAGGTATTACCGAGGAGCCTATGACGCTTTGCGGAGTAGAAACGCCAACATGGACACCCTAATAGCAGTAGGCACCTCTGCAGCGTGGGTTTACAGCACCGTAACTACCTTCATTCCCGGCTTCTTCTCGATGAGAGAGGTATACTTTGATACGTCCACTTTGATCATCACTTTGGTGCTCACAGGAAGGCTTTTAGAGGAGGAAGCCAAGGGCAAAGCCTCGGATGCCATCAGGAAGTTAATGGATCTGCAACCAGAGATCGCTTGGTTATTAAGAGACGGAGAGGAGGTGAAGATCCCGGTAGAGCATGTTAAGCCGGGCGACATTTTAGTAGTCAAGTCTGGGGATAAAATTCCCGCCGACGGAGTAGTTATCGAGGGGTATTCTTTTGTCGACGAGAAGATGATTACTGGTGAAAGTATGCCAGTCGAGAAGGAGGTTGGCAGCGAAGTTGTCGGCGGCACCACCAACATCTCTGGGGTGATGAAGATAAAAGCAACAAAGGTCGGAGCGGATGCAACCTTATCTCAAATAATAAGGTTAGTCGAGGATACCTATATGTCAAGGGCGCCTCTACAGCGGCTGGCTGACATGGTATCTTCATACTTTGTACCAGTAGTCATATTGATAGCATGTTTTGCATTCTTCGCTTGGCATCTAGTTGGTGTGATGAGCTTCTCCTTTTCCCTCATCGTAGCTATAGCCGTACTGGTGATTGCCTGCCCATGCGCGTTAGGGATAGCCGCACCTATGGCGGTGATGATTGGGGCTGAGAAAGGAGCTGAAAACGGTATCCTGATCAAAGGGGGAGAATACCTCGAGAAGGCACATAAGCTCCAAACAATAATCTTCGACAAGACTGGCACGCTGACCAGAGGGGAACCATCCTTAACCAACATCATCACATTCAGCGAACTAGGTGACGATGAGATATTAAGGTTCGCAGCCATCGCGGAGAAGAACTCTGAGCACCCTCTAGGAGAAGCTATAGTTCGGAGTGCTAGAGGGAGAGGTATAGGCATCCCTGACCCCTCAAAGTTCGAAGTAGCCCCAGGGTGTGGAGTTAAGGCAGGTTATGATGGTAAGCTAATACTTCTTGGAAACAGGAGGCTTATGGAAGATAATGGAATAGCCATTGAGGGTCTTGAAGACAAGATTGTCTCCATCGAGGAAGAGGGTAAGACAGTTATGATTTTGGCTTTGGATGGGGTGATGGTTGGGGCGGTCGCTGTAGCGGACACTTTAAAGGAGCATGCGAAGGAGGTTGTAGACGCTCTACAAGGCATGGGGGTCGAGATTGTCATGTTCACTGGAGATAATTACAGAACGGCGAATGCTATCGCCGAAAAGCTGGGAATCAAGTATGTCTTGGCTGGCATGCTACCGAAGGATAAGGCTGACGAGGTCAAACATCTCCAAGAGGAAGGCAGGGTTGTTGGATTTGTTGGAGACGGAATAAATGACGCCCCTGCGCTGGCTCAGGCAGATGTGGGCATCGCAATTGGCAGCGGGACTGATGTTGCAAAAGAGACCGGAGGCATCATACTGATAAAGGATGACTTGAGGGATATTTTAACCGCGATAAGGCTCAGCAGGAAGACTTTCAGGAAGATCAAAGAGAATCTCTTCTGGGCTTTCGCCTATAATACCGCGTTAATCCCTGTGGCTGCAGGGGCGTTATATCCATCTTTCCAGATACTACTTCACCCAATCCTCGCGGCTGCGGCTATGGGATTCAGTTCATTGACGGTTGTTGGGAATTCTCTTCTCCTGAAAAGATTCAAACCTTAA
- the mch gene encoding methenyltetrahydromethanopterin cyclohydrolase has translation MKSIKLTLKRPPRVPVYAESLTPDKLKDKNPQEIRGLELLEGNSKTTLDNLFDVEVEDCVSNTDGLNLTIKGELTKFRYIGKGMTGGCITINGNVGFYLGQEMEGGSIKVNGNVGPWAGAMMKGGQIEVNGNAGDFLAAPYRGMKSGMVGGSVLIHGDAGVQVGRKMKGGLISIDGGTGLFLGFGMQGGEILVKGSCAGRAGAEMEGGKIIVLGQIPQLLPTFTFSELKEKVKFGEDKISASFYVYMGDILKGGAGKIFISRCRNKHLNPIGEIFPDPPLNLNRSALPYVEKMLLESQRLGVAVVKDPSGATIIDAGVHVKGSVEAGVLVSLICMGGLAEISTGDAIYGGLKLPSLQEVVVGHPAAVTLGAQFAGWAIKTDDYYALGSGPARAISLQPKKLYEKLCYSEPPDVAVLVVESDKLPSESAIEYVASACKVEKSRLFIVVAPTSSVVGSVQVAGRVVETGIHKLTEVGFHPNKILSGRGSCPIAPVHPNSTIAMGITNDMILYGGDVYYEVKCRSDDEIVDVIDEVPSTSSRDYGRPFYETFKASGCDFYKIDAGLFAPARITIKNTTTGNSFTAGKISPEILEASLGLLKVSG, from the coding sequence TTGAAATCAATAAAGCTCACACTTAAACGACCGCCAAGAGTACCAGTTTACGCTGAATCCCTAACCCCTGATAAACTGAAGGATAAGAACCCTCAAGAGATTCGGGGGTTAGAGCTGTTGGAGGGTAACTCTAAGACAACGCTCGACAACTTATTTGATGTGGAGGTTGAAGACTGCGTCTCGAATACCGACGGTTTAAACCTCACCATAAAAGGAGAGCTGACAAAATTTAGGTATATTGGAAAGGGGATGACAGGTGGCTGCATCACCATCAACGGTAACGTGGGTTTCTATTTAGGCCAAGAGATGGAGGGCGGGAGTATAAAGGTCAATGGGAATGTAGGTCCGTGGGCTGGCGCGATGATGAAAGGAGGTCAAATCGAGGTCAATGGAAACGCAGGGGACTTCTTGGCGGCGCCGTATAGAGGAATGAAGAGCGGCATGGTTGGAGGCTCTGTTCTCATCCATGGCGACGCCGGTGTTCAGGTAGGCAGGAAGATGAAAGGTGGGCTTATCTCAATAGATGGTGGGACAGGCTTATTCCTCGGGTTTGGGATGCAGGGAGGGGAGATTCTAGTGAAGGGCTCTTGCGCTGGGAGGGCGGGCGCTGAGATGGAGGGTGGAAAGATAATAGTCTTGGGGCAGATTCCCCAACTCCTCCCCACCTTCACCTTTAGTGAGTTGAAGGAGAAAGTTAAATTTGGTGAGGATAAGATTTCAGCCTCCTTCTACGTCTATATGGGGGACATACTCAAAGGTGGCGCTGGGAAGATCTTCATCTCCAGATGTAGGAATAAACATCTTAATCCAATAGGTGAAATCTTCCCAGATCCGCCACTAAACCTGAACAGGTCGGCACTTCCCTACGTTGAAAAGATGCTACTGGAGAGCCAAAGACTAGGCGTCGCTGTGGTTAAGGATCCCTCAGGGGCCACAATCATTGATGCCGGTGTCCACGTGAAAGGTAGTGTAGAGGCTGGGGTTTTAGTCTCCTTGATATGCATGGGGGGTTTAGCTGAGATATCGACAGGGGACGCAATCTACGGCGGGTTAAAGCTGCCCTCCCTCCAAGAGGTTGTTGTAGGCCACCCTGCTGCTGTAACTCTAGGTGCACAGTTCGCAGGTTGGGCGATAAAGACTGATGACTATTACGCTCTGGGGTCGGGACCTGCGAGAGCGATCTCACTTCAACCTAAGAAGCTCTACGAGAAGCTCTGCTACAGTGAACCTCCCGATGTGGCGGTATTGGTAGTTGAATCTGACAAGTTACCCTCTGAGAGCGCCATAGAATACGTTGCCTCGGCATGCAAGGTTGAGAAGTCGAGGCTCTTCATCGTCGTAGCCCCTACTTCAAGCGTTGTTGGGTCTGTTCAGGTGGCGGGCAGAGTAGTAGAGACGGGCATACATAAGCTCACAGAGGTCGGCTTCCATCCGAATAAAATTCTGAGTGGGAGGGGCAGTTGCCCGATCGCGCCGGTTCACCCAAATAGCACTATCGCCATGGGGATCACAAACGACATGATACTCTATGGTGGAGATGTTTATTATGAGGTCAAATGCCGGAGTGACGATGAAATCGTCGACGTGATAGACGAAGTGCCCTCTACCTCTTCGAGGGATTACGGCAGGCCGTTCTATGAGACCTTTAAGGCGTCGGGATGCGACTTTTACAAGATAGACGCAGGTCTCTTCGCGCCGGCCCGGATAACTATTAAGAACACGACCACGGGGAACAGTTTCACCGCTGGAAAGATTAGCCCCGAGATTCTTGAGGCGTCACTGGGTCTCCTCAAAGTTTCAGGGTGA